The Maniola jurtina chromosome 20, ilManJurt1.1, whole genome shotgun sequence genome includes the window TCAATAATCTCAACCACAGGAGACAGTCTGACTCGAGCGTGCGCCTCCGACAGTCTGATGAGGGACTCCAGCTGACGCGGGTATGCGGAGATCTGACCGCGACCACTACCTATTCGCCTACGATgaacaaacagaaaaaaaaaaacatcaaaataggTTCACTAATGTTTGAGCTGATAATCACAAAGATACATACGTGTTGCGGGTCAAATACAGAACtaactttttgaagtcggttcaaaataagtgtttatttttaaatcacgTATTATACTCATTCTCAAAGTGATGAAGGCCTAGAGAGTTGAGGTCAAGATTTCAGCTTTATATTTGTGGGTTCAGAATTCCccgctggatggcggcggcgcaGGGCCATGGCGTGTGAAAGCCCCTACAAGAGTACAGCTGTGgtcgtctatcggttgataatgatgttgATGAGATcgaaagtaattttatttatttactagctgatgcccgcgacttgtttcgcgtggatgtaagttttttaaaaattccgtttgattttccgggataaaaagtagtctatgtgttaatccagtgtataatctatctccattctaaatttcagcccaatccgtacagtagtttttgtgtgaaggagtaacaaacatacacacacacatacacacaaactttcccctttataatattagtgtgatgtgatttatttatttagatacaagttagcccttgactgcaatctcacctggtggcaagtaatgatgcagtctaagatggaagcggcatggcagtttttattacgCCCATACCCCTTTCGTTTCAACGCGACATCACACCAAAACActgaatcgcttggcagcacgggtTTGCCGATAGGATTGTAACTAgcaacggccgaagcctcccaccagatcagaccagagatttagaaactgAAAAATTCCAAGCCCcttccgggaatcgaacctcgGACCTCCTACTAAGACCACAGCACTAAAAAGTAGGGTGTTACCTCATATCCACGTAAGCATCGATGAGTCTCTGTTGCGCCGCGTCGGACAGCGTCGGGTGAACGTTTTCTTTTGCAAACGCGATATAGTCGCGCATCAGGCTCATATTCTAGAATAAACAAATAGAACTCAAataaaccggctaagtgcgagtcagacttgcgcaccgagggttccgtactagtcgtattttttcgacattttgcacgataaatcaaaaactaatcagcgtaaaaataaataaaaatctgttttagactgtacaggtaaagcccttttatatgatatagTAATTTTACTTGTACTTAtgagtaactagctgatgctcgacacttcgttcgcgtggatataggttctGTAAAAATCCAATgcgaattcattgattttctgggataaaaagtagccaatgcgttaatccagagtataatccaTCTACATTCCAAAGTTCAACCAAATCTGTcaagaagtttttgcgtgaaagagtaacaaaattACACCACAGTACCTTTCGCCTTTATagattaatgtaataaagtctaaaatactgattatttgttcatgaacacattttttttgtggtgtaaggaaaaaaaactgaatcggcgccattttaactttaaagtACCATAGAATACTTGATAGGAGTCAGCTCACCACTACATCCTCATCGTCCTGCGAGTTGGTGGGGTCCTGGTAATACAGGGACACGAGATGCGACGCGAGGCGGCGGTCGAACACTTCGTCTTGAGGGTCCAGCACCAAGAATATTAGATCGAACCTGACAAATGATAAAATAGTTACTAGTAAAAGCACAAATACCTATTAtctgtagtacgcgacagggtGAAATGGCAATCGGAGAGGGAACAcctccgcgctaacccgatgcaggcgagtgcgggtgacgtgcgggtgttcGAGGATTCCCCGtcgtaccccgattgccatctatACCTGTCGCGGtctatacctactcataatttTCATCAAATATCTAAGAATGACCCTGCTTAAACTATTAACAAAGCAAAAAGCTGCTTTGAGGAGCTGTTAGGATGTACCCCGTCAACCGAAAGCATACTtccactaaaaaaaaattaaaagctaataatatttcagagcctcaatagctcaaccggtaaaggagtggactgaaaaccgaaaggtcgacggttcaaaccccgcccgttgcactattgtcgtacctactcctagcacaagcctgacgcttagttggtgaggaaaggggaatattagtcatttaacatggctaatattcttttttataaaaaaaaaaaatagtatgttgattacgcgaccttgaagtttttaccgaatcccaaaatcgcccaacgcgcctaaagaagtttttatttcatttcaaaactcagttccatacattataacgcaatggtacgcgctacatctacgcatacgcggcctgtgtggccggcgctttagTTATCTTACCTTGACATGAGTGTATGTGGTAGTTGTACATTCTCCACGATAGTTTTGTTCTTGTTCCACTGTGACTCTGCCGGATTGGCAGCGGCTAGTATTGAGGTGCGCGCGTTGAGTTGACAGATTATACCAGCTTTGGCAATCGAGAGGGTCTGTTGTTCCATCACCTTAAAAGAAACATTGCAATtaaaaggagaaagtttgtatgtgtgcgtgcgtgcgtgcgtgtgtgtgtgcgtgtgtgcgtgtgtgcgtgcgtgtgtgtgtgtgtgtgtgtgtgtgtgtgtgtgtgtgtgtgtgtgtgtgtgtgtgtgtgtgtgtatgtttgttactccttcacgcaaaaacagtggcaatagattatatataccctggattagctcataggttactttttaacccggaaaatcaaagagttcccacgagaattttaaaaacctacatccacgcgaacgaagtcgcgggtatcagctagttactaaAATCTTTGAATTCATTCAACACCTTTAACACAACCACATCTCTAAGGGAAGCTTTTTGATCATTATATTTACATAGAACtttttgtcaaaaaaataaaaaatctgcaGAACAGGGAATATTTATTTTCCAAGTTGGCAGCTATTTGTCAAATTCCTAACAACTTATATTTTAGTGAGAGGGACCCTGATTTTCAGTTATCCATGCGATTTTGACCTTAGGTCTCTGTAAGGTTAGATAATTTCTACTAACTTAGAACTTGTTCATGAAACATGAAAATTATTCCAATAGCACCTGTCCAATTTTTTTACCAAAATATCatactttaaatattttgagGTCCTTTTAGAAAAACGACCTAACCTCATGAAGAACACTGCGAGTGGAGTCATTCATCTTGTCGAACTCATCAATACAGCAGATTCCATTGTCAGCCAGTACTAACGCACCCCTGTAAACAAAACAGGCATTTGAAATGTTAAGTGCAGTATTACCACTTTTATGAGATACGCCAATGTACCTGCACAGAaaccttatttttgaatggcgcgaaaatatctagCCAATCATAGCACGTCCTGTAGTGAATCATGGGGCGAGAAATTAGTCATTAGTTCTTCGCTTTCTTGTCGGCGGTGGAACAAAATGCCTAAAATACCGGGTGTAACCAGACCGCTAGCAAAAACTCAGCGATATTaatatactaccttaacacagtccattgccaataaccatttgccttatcttgtagttttagagatttaagtatttttcaaactcgggtcagtgccccacctacgacgtagCATaaacttcgagtgacctatttacggaacgttcgttgacttctagcatcgtcagatgttttatttgcaatatattgtgaacgtttaaaaatacaggatttaaaaaaaaacatagtttttGTTAGTTATCATCAGaattatcacctgtcttcgtttttgctagcgttctgtttACAACCTGTACATGAAATCTGTAGATTGACGTTTGCATGATCATGGAGCTATAAAACTAAGAATTTTGAAGGTGTTCTTATTATTTAAGAGGATAAACTGTTGGTTTATGTTACgtataattacaaaaaataattttatcttgttttatgaataaaaatatactaaaaactATTTTGATATCTAAAAcatacttttgttttaaaagtaaacAGCGTCATCCCTTTTTATTCGTGTCAAAACTGTGTTAGGAAACAGACTTATTACTTCCTTGTAAAAATTTGGCTAATATATATTTTCCTGTTCGTATTCAGTGCTTAAGCCGATAAGTTGTTTCTTTTATTCAACACCAAATATCCTAATGCTAGGTAGACCACTCACGTCTGCAGCACCAGTTGCCTCGTGTCGGGGTCCTTGGTGACGTAGGCCGTGAGCCCCACCGCTGATGAGCCGCGCCCCGAGGTGTACTGCGCTCGGGGTACCAGCGCATGCACCCAGCGCAGCAGCTGAGATTTACTTGTGCCGGGGTCTCCGCAGAGGAGGATGTTTATTTCagatctatatatatatatatatatatatatatataaaagagataaaatcaaatcacactaatattatatgtgtatatgtgtatatgtgtgtgtgtgtgtgtgtatgtttgttactccttcacgcaaaaactactggacggatttggctgaaatttggaatggagatagatgatatccaggattagcacatatttttatcccagaaaatcaaagagttcccacgggatttcaaaaaacttaaatgcacgcggacgaagtcgcgggtatcatctagtattatcaTAATTGAAAAATTCAAGTCTGAATGAAAAAGTGCCAtctagccctaattcgcacgagcgttaaaaaagcggtACGTTAAAaaccggcgttgcgctgacaatacaaagcgcgataaaaaagcgttgacgtgtgaacagatacttgggaatgcatttgtactatttgaacgctttttaacggactttAAGAAAGCTCTCTTGCGAATTAGCCCTTATACTTAACTTTATACTATTTCTGaataaaattctaaataataGGTTAAAAGAATTTCGTTATTTATGTGTCGCATTTTGGTCAAAAAGTGACACATTGTGAATGCTTTTCTGCATAAACGAATTTTGCCGGTTCGACTTATATAAGTGGTAAAActgaaacataataataattattattactaatccCACCTAAAATGCGTCCGTCCAGCGACATTGAAATTCTTCTTGGTCCCACCTAATAGTTGCAATAATGCTCCCTTTTTGATATCGAGGTTTTCGTAAATGGAGGGAGCGATAGCACGTGCGAGTCGCTCGTAGCAGTCTGGCTGAGATGACAGCGCTTTGAATAGCTCGATGCGTTCTGGTGGGAACTGGTGTtcttttctgaaaaaaaagaaaatgtgaATCAAGATCAAAGTGAGAATGAAGCGTAATCACTTTACGTATGTGGTACATCTATTGCTAGAATTccaaaatccatatccatactattaatgcaaatctgctagcttttcccaGCTTTCCCGATTCACACAAAATTTAGTACATTTTGTATTGTATCTCggggatgggcataggctattttatgCAGGGCATCTAAATGCGTACAATGCCGTGCCTTCAGAGTGGTCCTACGCTGGTTAACATTGGCAAGTCCGGCCATACAATACTAGACAGATAACAACTTGCTAAGAAACTTATGGACACAATAAGTCACTCACCCTTCCTCGGTCGCCAGTAAGCGTTCACTGTGGGTCTTCTTATAATGCAGGGCATCTAAATGCGTGCGATGCAGCGCCTTCAGAGTGGCCCTGCGCGGATTGACAGTGGCCGGCGCGGCGCGAAATACTCCAGTGATGGCCACTCTGTCGCCTGCGCCCACTTTCTCCTCTAAAGCGCCATGGGCCATCGCCCATCACATAATTATTTGTCGACAAACACCATACCATACTTGACAAATAACAACTCGCTAAGAAACTTATCGACAACGTAAGTCACTCACCCTTCCTCAGTCTCCAGTAAGCGTTCACTGTGGGTCTTCTTATAGTGCAGGGCATCTAAATGCGTGCGATGCAGCGCCTTCAGAGTGGCCCTGCGCGGATTGACAGTGGCCGGCGCGGCGCGGAATACCCCAGTGATGGCCACTCTCTCGCCCGCGCCCACTTTCTCCACCAAGGCGCCGTGGGCCATCACACTCACGGTAGCCGGAGTACGACCGGCCGGCATATCGTCTGAAAACAAATATCTATGAGAATACTATTAAATCAATACAAAAAACTAtgaaattaatatcaataaaaatctaTGAAATTATTGAGAAATATCTATGAATGCCTTATTTACAATTCATatgttctttttaaaataagaatcaAGGCAGATGATTACAAACTTAAACATCATCCAACATGGTTTAGGACTGGGGGTCATGAGCTTACAGATGAAAATGATTACCGTGTTGCAATGTGGACAGTTCCTGGCTTTCGTCaacataagtatttttttattccattacaaattagcctatgactgcaatctcacctggtggcaagtgatgatgcagctacTAAATGCAACTGCTACAACTATACAATTAGCTGAGTGATATGCCTACTAGCcctagtagctttagttttaagtttaaataattattggcgctacatcttacaaattcaacaattgagaCCCAAAAACTGTACAAAGGTAccaaatttgaataaatgatttgtctttgactttgacttaatgGAACAAGGACATACCAGGAGCCTCCTGCAGCTTCACGAGCTGCTTGTCACTGAAGTGCGACCTATTGTGTATCAGCTGGAAGCTGTGAGCGGTGTTGCAGTGTGAACAGTGGGCGGGTTCCGGGACCCTGCCTCGCTCCAGCTCCCCGGCGGCGGCGGCTCCGCAAACCGCGCACTTGAAGTACGCTTCACGCATCTCCGGGACTATGCCAGATGTACGGATGACCATCCCTGATATTGTTACTAGCTGATCGATATCTGGAATGAGCAACAACTTCTATAGATGGAAACGGGCCCCAACTTTTTGAAACATATTCATAGGTGTCGTTTTGCAAAAAGGTAGTGCCATGTAGGGATGGGCGATTGATGCAAATACCAAAAGTAGTGTAAAGTAACAATGGGCGATTGATGCTAATAAAAAACAATCGAATGAGTCGGAAATACATCGGAAATCGATTGTTACATCTGGGAATGCAGAGCGCACCGTCTGGAacgaataaattgaattgaatcgaATACAATTTGCGAATTGAAATTGCATCCGATTCATTCATCCCAGACACGCGCGCGATGCAACAATTCAAGAAGCTTATAATACAGCATTTCTTACAACAATAATGATTGAACAATCGAACACAATCGATTGTTTTTCAATTGTGAAATTTTtattgaatgaaaaataaaagcaatcGAATAGTTCGATAGTTAGTCGAACGAATCAGCCATTGCTAACGTAAACCCCACACCAATATCTATGTAGTCTTTGACGCGTCTTTGCTTTGGTGCC containing:
- the LOC123875888 gene encoding DNA replication licensing factor MCM4 isoform X1, translating into MSTPSKRPSSRASSEAATPSRRTRSSQQLVVPETPQRSTGTPQDGTLHTPQQTPGTPRRQAPGTSPARPLPSSPFGTDIEMSSPLNYGTPSSLSTPRSLLRGTMTPSRQRADLRGHQSGPNVPAPTPSRGATTNEPETSSEPQLVVWGTDVAIAECREKFIKFIQRFIEPTADTTEPLYEIKLDEIHTLEEPFLDLDCEHVKIFDSKLHRQLVCYPQEVIPAFDAAVNELFFDKYPAAVLEHQIQVRPYNAPQRNMRDLNPEDIDQLVTISGMVIRTSGIVPEMREAYFKCAVCGAAAAGELERGRVPEPAHCSHCNTAHSFQLIHNRSHFSDKQLVKLQEAPDDMPAGRTPATVSVMAHGALVEKVGAGERVAITGVFRAAPATVNPRRATLKALHRTHLDALHYKKTHSERLLETEEGKEHQFPPERIELFKALSSQPDCYERLARAIAPSIYENLDIKKGALLQLLGGTKKNFNVAGRTHFRSEINILLCGDPGTSKSQLLRWVHALVPRAQYTSGRGSSAVGLTAYVTKDPDTRQLVLQTGALVLADNGICCIDEFDKMNDSTRSVLHEVMEQQTLSIAKAGIICQLNARTSILAAANPAESQWNKNKTIVENVQLPHTLMSRFDLIFLVLDPQDEVFDRRLASHLVSLYYQDPTNSQDDEDVVNMSLMRDYIAFAKENVHPTLSDAAQQRLIDAYVDMRRIGSGRGQISAYPRQLESLIRLSEAHARVRLSPVVEIIDVDEASRLHREALKQSATDPASGRIDVGILTTGLGAAARRRRADLVAALKELIKPYNKPHTITHAKLLQEVNANSQITVSRDQLDEALRDLQDEGKVVIVSHTHLRLC
- the LOC123875888 gene encoding DNA replication licensing factor MCM4 isoform X2, translated to MSSPLNYGTPSSLSTPRSLLRGTMTPSRQRADLRGHQSGPNVPAPTPSRGATTNEPETSSEPQLVVWGTDVAIAECREKFIKFIQRFIEPTADTTEPLYEIKLDEIHTLEEPFLDLDCEHVKIFDSKLHRQLVCYPQEVIPAFDAAVNELFFDKYPAAVLEHQIQVRPYNAPQRNMRDLNPEDIDQLVTISGMVIRTSGIVPEMREAYFKCAVCGAAAAGELERGRVPEPAHCSHCNTAHSFQLIHNRSHFSDKQLVKLQEAPDDMPAGRTPATVSVMAHGALVEKVGAGERVAITGVFRAAPATVNPRRATLKALHRTHLDALHYKKTHSERLLETEEGKEHQFPPERIELFKALSSQPDCYERLARAIAPSIYENLDIKKGALLQLLGGTKKNFNVAGRTHFRSEINILLCGDPGTSKSQLLRWVHALVPRAQYTSGRGSSAVGLTAYVTKDPDTRQLVLQTGALVLADNGICCIDEFDKMNDSTRSVLHEVMEQQTLSIAKAGIICQLNARTSILAAANPAESQWNKNKTIVENVQLPHTLMSRFDLIFLVLDPQDEVFDRRLASHLVSLYYQDPTNSQDDEDVVNMSLMRDYIAFAKENVHPTLSDAAQQRLIDAYVDMRRIGSGRGQISAYPRQLESLIRLSEAHARVRLSPVVEIIDVDEASRLHREALKQSATDPASGRIDVGILTTGLGAAARRRRADLVAALKELIKPYNKPHTITHAKLLQEVNANSQITVSRDQLDEALRDLQDEGKVVIVSHTHLRLC